Proteins encoded within one genomic window of Schaalia sp. HMT-172:
- a CDS encoding DUF6318 family protein: MMVPPLSERPVTEEDEEQFRRETAPRKYTLRRRWADYRAEVKARRPKGARARARAWLHVEPFYWGMRVTYVVLFAGAVFAVYINGVAEGWWPAWGERPTVAATTTAPTARPVPTASATASGEAAMSGGYQIGPDGVLVRPAEHAASTYTKPELPEEARENTERGAEAAAEHYLALLIYAFNTGDTQPFADMSSPTSKFASDYINDVNEQYSDGWNYGMESNITYVLRVEPVEANGNDVPQGSILVKFRTETYEGTSCTRTKVETPASKYKSTVTFIMTWQNGKWKEIQGRTVADNED, from the coding sequence ATGATGGTTCCGCCGTTGTCTGAACGTCCCGTGACCGAGGAGGACGAGGAGCAATTCCGACGCGAAACGGCGCCGCGCAAGTACACGCTGCGCCGACGCTGGGCTGACTACCGCGCCGAGGTCAAAGCGCGCCGCCCCAAGGGCGCGCGGGCCCGCGCCCGGGCGTGGCTGCACGTCGAACCTTTCTATTGGGGGATGCGCGTAACCTACGTGGTCCTCTTCGCTGGCGCGGTCTTCGCGGTGTACATCAACGGGGTGGCCGAAGGCTGGTGGCCAGCCTGGGGCGAGAGACCCACCGTGGCAGCCACGACCACGGCGCCCACTGCCAGGCCTGTGCCCACTGCGTCTGCCACGGCCTCGGGCGAGGCCGCGATGTCGGGCGGCTACCAAATTGGCCCCGACGGCGTGCTCGTGCGCCCCGCCGAGCACGCGGCATCCACCTACACCAAACCAGAACTACCCGAGGAGGCCAGAGAAAACACCGAACGAGGAGCCGAAGCAGCAGCAGAACACTACCTCGCACTCCTAATCTACGCATTCAACACAGGTGACACACAGCCATTTGCTGACATGTCATCACCGACGTCAAAATTTGCATCAGACTACATTAACGATGTGAATGAGCAATACTCCGACGGGTGGAATTATGGAATGGAATCCAACATCACGTATGTCCTCCGTGTCGAGCCGGTTGAGGCAAATGGGAATGATGTCCCTCAAGGTTCCATCCTCGTTAAGTTCCGTACCGAAACATATGAGGGAACATCCTGCACAAGGACAAAAGTAGAAACACCGGCATCAAAATATAAGTCGACGGTTACGTTTATCATGACATGGCAAAACGGCAAATGGAAAGAAATTCAGGGAAGGACCGTTGCTGACAATGAGGACTAG
- a CDS encoding DUF6318 family protein, translating into MSTIWAQQRSFRPWIVAIIATVAIIAATLLGLRAFSSRAHAEGETPPQSSQSDTTTLSSGQLNDEQSGSSQSGDSTSNDSQSGDMTASDEPVPVSIPSPTPPPNLDAGGLISAQATSQWYLDLWTYAFNTGDTEEFMKLCHAEPFCTQFENDMRIFHSEQTVISPSTSKYLMTQQVYDCTDPAHPVNAACIMFRYSSTSLITSPKDADTPSSHYSTISVSNGRRDETSQYECKMRLEAEGDVWVVKIVHTHLL; encoded by the coding sequence ATGAGCACTATATGGGCACAGCAACGCAGCTTCCGCCCCTGGATCGTCGCGATCATCGCAACGGTTGCGATCATCGCGGCAACCCTACTAGGACTGCGCGCGTTTAGCTCGAGAGCACACGCCGAAGGAGAGACTCCCCCACAGTCGTCGCAATCCGACACGACTACGCTGAGCAGCGGTCAGTTAAACGACGAACAGTCCGGAAGTAGCCAGTCCGGCGACAGTACATCGAACGACAGCCAGTCGGGCGACATGACAGCCTCCGACGAACCAGTACCCGTCAGCATCCCTAGCCCCACGCCTCCACCCAACCTAGACGCAGGTGGACTAATCAGTGCGCAAGCAACGTCGCAGTGGTACCTGGATCTATGGACCTATGCGTTCAATACCGGAGACACCGAAGAGTTCATGAAGCTATGTCACGCTGAGCCCTTCTGCACACAATTCGAAAATGATATGCGAATATTCCATTCGGAACAAACCGTGATCAGTCCTAGCACCTCGAAGTATCTCATGACACAGCAGGTATACGATTGCACAGATCCGGCACACCCAGTCAATGCAGCATGCATTATGTTCCGCTATTCCTCAACTTCTTTGATTACCAGTCCCAAGGACGCGGACACCCCCTCATCCCACTATTCGACGATTAGTGTCTCCAATGGTCGCCGTGACGAAACCAGTCAATACGAATGCAAGATGCGTCTGGAGGCAGAAGGAGATGTTTGGGTTGTGAAGATAGTTCACACACACCTCCTCTAG
- a CDS encoding anchored repeat-type ABC transporter permease subunit — translation MSTVIHAGGGGLVPAADFLSPYDFFRDLTNPALAFLPRALLIAVVAALVCGSVGVHVVLRGMAFIGDAVAHSVFPGLAIAFVCGGSLVFGGALAGVVTAVLVALLAQNRRLKEDSVIGVLFVGAFALGVAIIARAPGYAGSLQDFLFGSITGIPASDVPVVMCGAALVLLMLFLAHRPIVAVTLDRESARAAGVHVLAADLSLYVAVALAVVISVQMIGNVLVLALLVTPAATARLLCDRLGTMMILSPVLGAAGGLVGLYLSWALDVPTGATIVLVLTACFVLAWVFAPRHGVLARRLRERRG, via the coding sequence ATGAGCACCGTGATCCACGCGGGGGGAGGAGGCCTCGTCCCGGCGGCGGACTTCCTGAGCCCCTACGACTTCTTCCGCGACCTGACGAACCCGGCGCTGGCGTTCCTGCCGCGCGCGCTGCTGATCGCGGTCGTCGCCGCGCTCGTGTGCGGCAGCGTCGGCGTGCACGTCGTCCTGCGCGGCATGGCGTTCATCGGCGACGCGGTCGCGCACTCCGTGTTCCCCGGCCTGGCGATCGCGTTCGTGTGCGGCGGATCCCTGGTGTTCGGTGGGGCGCTCGCGGGCGTCGTGACCGCCGTGCTCGTGGCACTCCTGGCGCAGAACCGCAGGCTTAAGGAGGACTCCGTCATCGGCGTGCTCTTCGTGGGCGCGTTTGCGCTGGGCGTCGCGATCATCGCGCGGGCGCCCGGGTACGCGGGGAGCCTGCAGGACTTCCTGTTTGGGTCGATCACGGGCATCCCGGCGTCGGATGTGCCCGTGGTGATGTGTGGCGCTGCGTTGGTGCTGCTGATGCTGTTCCTGGCGCACCGGCCCATCGTGGCGGTGACCCTGGACCGCGAGAGCGCCCGGGCGGCGGGCGTGCACGTGCTCGCTGCCGATCTGTCTTTGTATGTCGCCGTGGCTTTAGCCGTCGTGATCTCCGTGCAGATGATCGGCAACGTGCTGGTGCTGGCCCTGCTCGTCACCCCCGCGGCCACCGCGCGGCTCCTGTGCGACCGCCTGGGGACCATGATGATCCTGTCGCCCGTGCTGGGTGCTGCCGGAGGCCTGGTCGGCCTGTACCTGTCGTGGGCGCTGGACGTGCCGACGGGCGCCACGATCGTCCTGGTGCTCACCGCGTGCTTCGTGCTCGCCTGGGTCTTCGCGCCGAGGCATGGGGTCCTCGCGCGGAGGCTGCGGGAGAGGCGGGGGTGA
- a CDS encoding anchored repeat-type ABC transporter ATP-binding subunit, which yields MSQLRVTGLGASLGGRSVLTGVDLEARAGELVGLIGPNGAGKTTLIRSILGLIPSSGRVETDGAIGYVPQRHEFAWDFPISVRDAVLQAVTVRRGLLGRARTPHFRAVEEALSLVGLRDLAKRPIGELSGGQRQRVLVARALAIRPAVLLLDEPFTGLDMPTQEMLMDLFRALADGGRALLMTTHDLIGARAGCDRLYLLRRTIVASGRPDELADADPWIRAFDVRPDNPILDALGVRA from the coding sequence GTGAGCCAGCTGCGCGTCACCGGACTGGGCGCGTCCCTGGGTGGGCGCAGCGTCCTGACGGGCGTCGACCTGGAGGCCCGGGCCGGGGAGCTCGTCGGCCTCATCGGACCCAACGGCGCCGGGAAGACCACGCTGATCCGCTCGATCCTGGGACTCATCCCCTCCAGCGGGCGCGTCGAGACCGACGGCGCGATCGGGTATGTGCCGCAGCGCCACGAGTTCGCGTGGGACTTCCCGATCAGCGTGCGCGACGCCGTCCTGCAGGCCGTCACCGTGCGGCGCGGGCTGCTCGGGCGCGCGCGGACCCCGCACTTCCGCGCCGTCGAGGAGGCCCTGAGCCTCGTGGGCCTGCGCGACCTCGCGAAGCGTCCCATCGGCGAGCTGTCCGGCGGGCAGCGCCAGCGCGTCCTCGTCGCCCGGGCCCTCGCGATCCGGCCCGCCGTGCTGCTCCTCGACGAGCCCTTCACCGGCCTCGACATGCCCACGCAGGAGATGCTCATGGACCTGTTCCGCGCGCTCGCGGACGGGGGGCGAGCCCTCCTGATGACGACGCACGACCTCATCGGCGCGCGCGCCGGGTGCGACCGCCTTTACCTGCTGCGGCGCACGATCGTCGCCTCCGGGCGGCCCGACGAGCTGGCCGACGCCGACCCGTGGATCCGCGCCTTCGACGTGCGACCCGACAACCCGATCCTCGACGCCCTAGGAGTGCGCGCATGA
- a CDS encoding choice-of-anchor M domain-containing protein — translation MKPFPSRPIAGRRLFAPGAAARPRDLATELRSAPRLEARPGPAAAPGASRRPASASSRSARLGLALSALLVSAFLVIVGAPSSLADPTPDPDLAQSVAAHEEWSNEASEISVGHVDLGPRLIDGQWRAGLRHDAESGAVWRDPNQTVLRVSDAAIMTAPDSADYPFLADVAGKPVHVIPQTQNPSVVWLGWNTQDPAVTATIDRGLTMRVGPVSGPGRAWLFLQSGTFGKPLLLADSGAAPGDVWIDSGTHVHANWAFSAPGTYTATVTFLGTTTAGEAVSASTTLRFAVGDAASASEALAMAAPAAAGSGSGSGDPAAGASQGAGSSSANPGAAGPGAAGSSESTSPSSEGGLPDWAFLAIIAVASLSLLVILALVVARSRRSRAEQAAAIAEADSLLAPLPTAKGEGSGEAAMASSDRSVPARGAAPSVGPDGAPGAGEGDEGPGLVDRGGEQ, via the coding sequence ATGAAACCCTTCCCTTCTCGCCCGATTGCCGGCCGCCGGCTCTTCGCCCCGGGGGCGGCGGCCCGCCCGCGAGACTTGGCGACCGAGCTGCGCTCGGCGCCGCGTCTCGAAGCCCGGCCAGGCCCTGCCGCCGCCCCCGGGGCTAGCCGGCGGCCTGCCAGCGCCTCGTCGCGCTCCGCGCGCCTCGGCCTGGCTCTGAGCGCTCTGCTTGTGTCGGCCTTCCTCGTCATCGTGGGCGCGCCCTCTTCTCTTGCTGACCCGACACCCGACCCCGACCTCGCGCAGAGCGTCGCCGCTCACGAGGAATGGTCGAATGAGGCCAGCGAGATCAGCGTCGGACACGTCGACCTCGGCCCCCGACTGATCGATGGACAGTGGCGGGCCGGCCTGCGCCACGACGCCGAGAGCGGCGCCGTGTGGCGCGACCCCAACCAGACCGTCCTGCGGGTCAGCGACGCGGCCATCATGACCGCGCCCGACTCCGCCGACTACCCCTTCCTGGCCGACGTCGCCGGCAAGCCCGTCCACGTCATCCCCCAGACGCAGAACCCGAGCGTCGTGTGGCTCGGGTGGAACACGCAAGACCCCGCCGTCACGGCCACCATCGACCGCGGCCTCACCATGCGCGTCGGCCCCGTGTCCGGCCCCGGCCGTGCGTGGCTGTTCCTCCAGTCCGGCACCTTCGGCAAGCCCCTCCTGCTCGCCGACTCCGGCGCGGCGCCTGGCGACGTGTGGATCGACTCGGGCACGCACGTGCACGCCAACTGGGCGTTCTCCGCCCCCGGCACCTACACGGCGACCGTGACCTTCCTGGGCACGACCACCGCCGGCGAGGCCGTGAGCGCCTCCACGACCCTGCGCTTCGCCGTCGGTGACGCCGCCTCCGCGTCCGAGGCCCTGGCCATGGCCGCGCCCGCGGCTGCCGGTTCTGGTTCTGGTTCTGGGGACCCGGCCGCGGGCGCCTCCCAAGGCGCTGGCTCCTCTTCCGCGAACCCGGGCGCCGCCGGGCCGGGAGCCGCAGGCTCCTCCGAGTCAACGTCGCCCTCCTCCGAAGGCGGGCTGCCCGACTGGGCTTTCCTCGCTATCATCGCCGTCGCCAGCTTGTCCCTCCTGGTGATTCTTGCGCTCGTCGTCGCGCGCTCGCGCCGCAGCCGCGCCGAACAAGCCGCCGCCATCGCCGAGGCCGACTCCCTCCTCGCCCCCCTGCCCACCGCGAAGGGTGAGGGAAGCGGGGAAGCGGCCATGGCCTCGTCCGATAGGTCCGTGCCCGCCCGAGGCGCGGCGCCCAGCGTGGGGCCTGACGGTGCACCCGGCGCGGGCGAGGGCGACGAGGGCCCCGGCCTCGTCGATCGGGGAGGGGAGCAGTGA
- a CDS encoding anchored repeat ABC transporter, substrate-binding protein has translation MLAASTFALTAALAGCAPAPDPASDGELRVVATTGILADLVRNVAGDRAHVTQMVPNGADPHSWEPSLRTVRDVAYADVAFSNYLMLEEHALIRALDSNLPVGSRSVSVAEEAAKNGATILPLVEDRALDTPWLGMRVWGDGADMGATRASQIDLTTTGVDGPGQAAAYLTTSFGQPEIAFATSDGFNAAGGYDTDTAQLPADAHQHMSWAFTAPGVYRVHFRANLRTTPGATPVSVGEGTAVFAVGTPPEDVAASEGRRVLNAGHADITVNLTTKRVELASDVGALGGDEAAAPCVGASSAAAAVASTMECTDLDQVVIEVPTRALTTIPGEASFRFIGEPGASVYMLPQAVLGKHVHGDIDPHLWHDVHNAQAYVRVIRDSLISVDPGGEATYRANAAAYLTRLDELDATVASTIASIPSERRKLVTTNDAYAYLANAYGLTVAGFVAPNPSVEPSIADRIKLQATLSDSSIPAVFLEPNLARTRSTLRTAATDAGVDICPLYGDTLDDQAPTYIDMMEHNARSLARCLGGKEMP, from the coding sequence GTGCTCGCCGCCTCGACGTTTGCGCTCACGGCGGCCCTAGCGGGGTGCGCGCCCGCGCCCGATCCGGCATCCGACGGTGAACTGCGCGTCGTCGCCACGACCGGCATCCTCGCCGACCTCGTGCGCAACGTTGCTGGAGATCGCGCCCACGTCACGCAGATGGTGCCGAACGGGGCAGACCCGCACTCGTGGGAGCCCTCCCTGCGCACCGTGCGCGACGTGGCCTACGCGGACGTCGCCTTCTCCAACTACCTCATGCTCGAAGAGCACGCCCTCATTCGCGCCCTCGACTCCAATCTGCCGGTCGGCTCGCGCTCCGTCTCCGTCGCCGAAGAGGCCGCCAAGAACGGCGCGACCATCCTGCCCCTCGTCGAAGACCGTGCGCTCGACACCCCCTGGCTTGGCATGCGCGTGTGGGGCGACGGCGCTGACATGGGGGCCACCCGCGCCTCGCAGATTGACCTGACGACCACCGGCGTCGACGGGCCCGGGCAGGCCGCCGCCTACCTCACCACGTCGTTCGGGCAGCCTGAAATCGCCTTCGCGACCTCGGACGGCTTCAACGCCGCAGGCGGATACGACACCGACACCGCGCAGCTGCCCGCCGACGCCCACCAGCACATGAGCTGGGCGTTCACCGCCCCCGGCGTCTACCGCGTCCACTTCCGCGCCAACCTGCGCACCACCCCCGGCGCTACGCCCGTCAGCGTCGGGGAAGGCACCGCCGTCTTCGCCGTCGGCACTCCGCCCGAGGACGTCGCCGCCAGTGAGGGCCGCCGCGTCCTGAACGCCGGCCACGCCGACATCACCGTCAACCTCACCACCAAACGCGTCGAACTCGCCTCCGACGTCGGCGCGCTCGGCGGGGACGAGGCCGCGGCCCCCTGCGTGGGAGCATCTAGCGCCGCGGCGGCCGTCGCCTCGACCATGGAATGCACCGACCTCGACCAGGTCGTCATCGAAGTGCCCACCCGCGCGCTCACGACCATCCCCGGGGAGGCCTCGTTCCGCTTCATCGGCGAGCCCGGCGCCAGCGTGTACATGCTGCCCCAGGCCGTCCTCGGCAAGCACGTCCACGGCGACATCGACCCCCACCTGTGGCACGACGTCCACAACGCCCAGGCGTACGTGCGCGTCATCCGCGACTCGTTGATCTCCGTCGACCCGGGCGGCGAGGCCACCTACCGGGCCAACGCGGCCGCCTACCTGACGCGCCTCGACGAGCTCGACGCCACCGTCGCCTCGACCATCGCGTCCATCCCTTCCGAGCGCCGCAAACTCGTCACCACCAACGACGCCTACGCGTACCTGGCGAACGCCTACGGGCTCACCGTCGCCGGCTTCGTCGCGCCCAACCCCAGCGTCGAACCCTCCATCGCCGACCGCATCAAGCTCCAGGCCACCCTGTCCGACTCCTCGATTCCCGCGGTGTTCCTCGAACCCAACCTGGCGCGCACCCGCTCCACCCTGCGCACAGCCGCCACCGACGCGGGCGTGGACATCTGCCCCCTGTACGGCGACACCCTCGACGACCAAGCACCCACCTACATCGACATGATGGAACACAACGCCCGCTCACTGGCACGCTGCCTGGGCGGCAAGGAGATGCCATGA
- a CDS encoding TIGR03773 family transporter-associated surface protein, with product MNPTTYRNPGRAAARAFAAMALAATSFLVPGAAHADEATAGTEATNMTTEASTSNGADAAADAATSGSDTTRAETTGTDTADAATTSSEADASACAVMRTAPAGTTATLDRGHADIFDLTSDASGALTLRIKEDATGSGVMREPEQTLLAVNKSTLTQIPASVSQATGAPAAAYLLGQSGDNQATVLWPGWDTLGIAAGGYDAARFHISYTGPADGRIYAFTSSFTEGTKAVTADGSFDLAPGGDDIDQPYAAHKHVNWLFTRAGRYTLTVQASAWTPGNTGAANAQSAVRTYTIDVADEASCLAEAGAAPSTDQAQPAPGVGPGSVSSTNNQAAQDQADNGATGTPSAPAPGATGTTGTTGTTTGANPAPASGARTTAGTTTGERCVATRITREATEAEAATLASSQAPANTARTTLTVSVGEGASGNATDGHFDLGPAIDNGTLVARVKDDRSQPAQWVDPSSLTFALGDAARITAPADLGFVATPGSSVWLIPSTQIAGVPWLGLNSQREEIVTGTTGPVQFTLDAVEGPGRVAVFNAGALGSGVGEHVFDGPGTGYTLGANTHAHQNWVFTAPGTYTLTITMRVTPNGAALAGSGFGSGGELTATGATGPSGRPMVSQVVGRTASGKDCDLSLATTGADTIPLTVVSLTWALTGAACVWVGAIGRRRNLRAQS from the coding sequence ATGAACCCCACGACATACCGGAACCCGGGCCGCGCAGCTGCCCGGGCTTTCGCCGCCATGGCCCTCGCGGCCACCTCCTTCCTCGTGCCCGGAGCGGCACACGCCGACGAGGCCACCGCAGGAACCGAGGCCACCAACATGACCACCGAGGCTTCGACCTCCAACGGCGCCGACGCCGCAGCAGACGCCGCGACCTCAGGTAGCGACACAACACGCGCAGAAACGACAGGCACCGACACCGCCGACGCGGCCACGACCTCGTCCGAGGCCGACGCTTCCGCCTGCGCCGTCATGCGCACCGCCCCCGCCGGCACCACGGCGACCCTCGACCGCGGCCACGCCGACATCTTCGACCTCACCTCCGACGCGTCCGGCGCGCTCACCCTGCGCATCAAGGAAGATGCCACCGGCTCCGGCGTCATGCGCGAACCCGAGCAGACCCTCCTCGCCGTCAACAAGTCCACCCTCACCCAGATCCCCGCCTCCGTCAGCCAGGCGACCGGCGCGCCCGCCGCAGCCTACCTGCTCGGCCAGTCCGGCGATAACCAGGCCACCGTGCTGTGGCCCGGCTGGGACACCCTCGGCATCGCGGCAGGCGGATACGACGCCGCGCGCTTCCACATCTCCTACACGGGCCCGGCCGATGGGCGCATCTACGCCTTCACCTCCAGCTTCACCGAGGGCACCAAGGCGGTCACCGCGGACGGAAGCTTCGACCTGGCGCCGGGCGGCGACGACATCGACCAGCCCTACGCCGCCCACAAGCACGTTAACTGGCTCTTCACGCGCGCCGGACGCTACACGCTGACCGTCCAGGCCAGCGCCTGGACCCCCGGGAACACGGGTGCAGCCAACGCCCAGTCGGCCGTCCGCACCTACACGATCGACGTCGCTGACGAGGCCTCGTGCCTCGCCGAGGCCGGAGCGGCCCCCTCGACCGACCAGGCGCAGCCCGCCCCCGGCGTGGGTCCCGGCTCGGTGAGCTCCACGAACAATCAGGCCGCGCAGGACCAGGCTGACAACGGCGCCACGGGAACGCCCAGCGCCCCCGCCCCCGGCGCGACCGGAACCACCGGCACCACCGGCACGACGACCGGCGCGAACCCTGCCCCCGCCTCGGGCGCGCGTACCACCGCAGGCACCACCACAGGCGAGCGCTGCGTCGCCACCCGCATCACCCGCGAGGCCACCGAAGCCGAGGCCGCCACCCTGGCCTCGTCCCAAGCACCCGCGAACACCGCGCGCACCACGCTGACCGTCAGCGTCGGCGAGGGCGCCTCCGGCAACGCGACCGACGGCCACTTCGACCTGGGCCCCGCCATCGACAACGGCACCCTCGTCGCCCGCGTCAAGGACGACCGCAGCCAGCCCGCCCAGTGGGTCGACCCCTCGTCCCTGACCTTCGCCCTCGGTGACGCCGCGCGCATCACCGCGCCCGCGGACCTCGGCTTCGTCGCCACCCCCGGCTCCAGCGTTTGGCTGATCCCCTCCACCCAGATCGCGGGCGTGCCGTGGCTCGGCCTGAACTCCCAGCGCGAAGAGATAGTCACCGGCACCACCGGCCCCGTCCAGTTCACCCTCGACGCCGTCGAGGGCCCCGGGCGCGTTGCCGTCTTCAACGCGGGCGCGCTCGGCTCCGGCGTCGGCGAACACGTCTTCGACGGCCCCGGCACCGGCTACACGCTCGGCGCCAACACGCACGCCCACCAGAACTGGGTGTTCACCGCACCCGGCACCTACACGCTCACCATCACCATGCGCGTCACCCCCAACGGTGCGGCGCTCGCGGGCAGCGGCTTCGGGTCCGGCGGCGAGCTCACCGCCACCGGCGCGACCGGACCGAGCGGGCGACCCATGGTCTCCCAGGTCGTCGGCCGCACCGCGTCCGGCAAGGACTGCGACCTCTCCCTGGCCACCACCGGCGCCGACACCATTCCCCTGACCGTCGTCTCCCTCACGTGGGCGCTCACGGGCGCGGCCTGCGTGTGGGTGGGCGCGATCGGACGCCGCCGCAACCTGCGCGCGCAGTCGTGA
- a CDS encoding NYN domain-containing protein, protein MASFSERTAILVDGGFYRLQAKKLFGDKTPEERADELFSYCIRHLNKGSDEEASLYRIFYYDCPPSTKVVFNPITKRQVNLAQSDQYRWMSAFFDALVKKRKVALRRGEELSSGGEYTLRPGVLKDLCAGRRTVESLTDRDIRLTITQKGVDMRIGLDIASLAERDLVTQIILISGDSDFVPAAKYARRRGIDFVLDPMWHKVSTSLNEHVDGIKSSARRPSK, encoded by the coding sequence GTGGCCAGTTTTTCCGAACGTACAGCGATCCTTGTCGATGGTGGGTTCTACCGCCTTCAGGCAAAGAAACTGTTTGGTGACAAGACCCCCGAGGAACGCGCAGATGAGCTATTTTCATACTGCATACGTCACCTCAACAAGGGGAGTGATGAAGAGGCAAGCCTCTACCGGATCTTCTACTACGACTGCCCGCCATCAACGAAAGTGGTTTTCAACCCCATCACGAAGCGCCAGGTGAACCTTGCCCAGAGTGACCAGTATCGATGGATGAGCGCATTCTTCGATGCATTGGTGAAGAAGCGCAAGGTTGCGTTGCGAAGAGGCGAAGAGCTATCAAGCGGCGGTGAATACACGCTGCGGCCCGGAGTACTGAAGGATCTGTGTGCGGGTAGAAGGACCGTCGAGAGCTTGACCGATCGCGATATTCGACTCACCATCACGCAGAAGGGAGTCGATATGCGTATTGGTCTCGATATTGCTTCGTTGGCCGAACGTGATCTCGTCACGCAGATCATCCTCATCTCTGGTGACTCTGACTTCGTACCCGCCGCAAAATATGCTCGTAGACGTGGTATCGATTTCGTACTTGATCCGATGTGGCACAAGGTATCCACAAGCCTGAACGAGCATGTTGACGGTATCAAATCGAGCGCAAGGCGCCCTTCGAAATAA
- a CDS encoding PLP-dependent aminotransferase family protein, whose translation MTQPSTNGVTPASSGRTPAQGNRLDPWFDAYAERAHNLRESEIRALFSVVSRPEVVSLAGGMPNLKDLPLDKLAASAEKLVRNHGAQAMQYGSGQGWEALRERITEVMSYDGIVGADPDDVVVTTGSQQALDLVTELFVNPGDVVLAEAPSYVGALGVFRARQADVVHVPMDEHGIIPEALVETIRDVRASGRTIKFIYIIPNYHNPAGVTLSAERRPIIAEICLREHVLIVEDNPYGLLGFHNDPLPAIASYSPEGVVYLGSFSKMFAPGFRIGWAYAPHAIRAKLVLALESAILCPSMVGQMAIADYLGSYDWYGQVKSFRSMYAERCRSMLTALEEYMPSCSWTVPDGGFYTWVTLPEGLNAKSMLPRAVRAQVAYVSGTAFFYDGQGSNHMRLSFCYPSPEDIREGVRRLSTVVNAEKEMVDMFGTASIDEAGAESAR comes from the coding sequence TTGACTCAGCCTTCGACCAACGGCGTGACCCCGGCCTCGTCCGGGCGCACGCCCGCGCAAGGAAACCGCCTCGACCCCTGGTTCGACGCCTACGCGGAACGCGCCCACAATCTGCGCGAATCGGAAATCCGCGCGCTCTTCTCCGTGGTGTCGCGCCCCGAGGTTGTCTCCCTCGCCGGCGGCATGCCGAACCTCAAGGACCTGCCCCTCGACAAGCTCGCCGCGTCCGCGGAGAAGCTGGTGCGCAACCACGGCGCGCAGGCCATGCAGTACGGCAGCGGCCAAGGCTGGGAGGCACTGCGCGAGCGGATCACCGAGGTCATGAGCTACGACGGCATCGTCGGCGCCGACCCCGACGACGTCGTCGTCACGACGGGAAGCCAGCAGGCCCTCGACCTCGTCACCGAGCTCTTCGTGAATCCGGGCGACGTCGTCCTCGCCGAGGCCCCCTCCTACGTGGGCGCCCTGGGCGTGTTCCGCGCGCGCCAGGCGGACGTCGTGCACGTCCCCATGGACGAGCACGGCATCATTCCCGAGGCCCTGGTGGAGACGATCCGCGACGTGCGCGCCTCGGGCCGCACCATCAAGTTCATCTACATCATCCCGAACTACCACAACCCAGCGGGCGTGACGCTCTCCGCGGAGCGCCGCCCCATCATCGCGGAGATCTGCCTGCGCGAGCACGTCCTGATCGTCGAGGACAACCCCTACGGCCTGCTCGGCTTCCATAACGACCCCCTGCCGGCCATCGCCTCGTACAGCCCTGAGGGCGTCGTCTACCTGGGTTCCTTCTCGAAGATGTTCGCGCCCGGCTTCCGTATCGGCTGGGCGTACGCGCCGCACGCGATCCGCGCGAAGCTGGTGCTGGCTCTCGAGTCCGCGATCCTGTGCCCGTCGATGGTGGGCCAAATGGCGATCGCCGACTACCTGGGCAGCTACGACTGGTACGGGCAGGTGAAGTCCTTCCGTTCGATGTACGCGGAGCGTTGCCGCTCGATGCTGACGGCGCTCGAGGAGTACATGCCGTCGTGCTCGTGGACGGTGCCGGACGGCGGATTCTACACGTGGGTGACGCTCCCCGAGGGCCTCAACGCGAAGTCGATGCTGCCGCGCGCGGTGCGCGCCCAGGTCGCCTACGTGTCGGGGACGGCGTTCTTCTACGATGGCCAGGGGTCGAATCACATGCGCCTGTCGTTCTGCTACCCGTCCCCCGAGGACATCCGCGAGGGCGTGCGTCGCCTGTCGACGGTCGTCAACGCTGAGAAGGAAATGGTCGACATGTTCGGCACCGCCTCGATCGACGAGGCCGGGGCCGAGTCCGCCCGTTAA